One genomic region from Spirosoma sp. KCTC 42546 encodes:
- a CDS encoding SDR family NAD(P)-dependent oxidoreductase, with protein sequence MLRYLPAPDALTMPQEGITLVINDGSAVTTALCAELVGNGHQVVVLTFPIGSSTLRQSFPAGVVEQQLPDRQAETMQQALGQLTAPVSQFIYVHPRLARVDVQTFAQASEKDDLKTAFLFAKYLKPSLNADTWQTRPAFLTVTQQDGALGTANSGQDAILGGGVTGLTKSLNLEWPGVFCRSVDLSPELTATEAAEKIRQELYDSNICLTQTAYNAVGKRFTLVAEPVDPTKEPLLNARINERSVFLVTGGGRGITASCVNQLAITFRCTFILLGRTALQHAEPDWAKNRSESTDLKRQAMEFLNASGAKPLPRLVERLVNEVLAQREIRANLEYLKTQGATAFYRSVDVTDPEAIKAVLDELQPQTGPVTGLIHGAGRLADKLIEHKTEADFDAVFDVKVLGLASVMQALSLADLQHVVLFSSVAGFYGNVGQTDYAMANEVLNRFAYLFRKNYPKSQVVSINWGAWDSGMVSPELKKMLLAHQVEFVPSQEGPLALVDQLSIQAQDQVQILLGGTLPVAKAVTDAPLRTYTINRTLTLDANPFLAHHHIQEHPVLPINIANVWMAQTADMLYPGFKLYREDNVKLFKGIVFDGNQPTDFQIVVQELEKSAERVHVLISVRSQRGGKLPMPHYQSEIVLVSQRPKPPIEPLPDIRNMVPVIADGSVLYRDGTLFHGPDFQGVKQVLSLDETGALLLCEHPGLSWERQGQFPSSSINGFLTDSMYQGLLIWVRRFHNCACLPLTTGWVEMTQELPFGRPFYVSLRVVQSTEFSMSADLTAFDAVTGVVFLKTQRASVTISRTLQWTLPEEVAS encoded by the coding sequence ATGTTGCGGTACCTTCCCGCGCCAGATGCCCTGACGATGCCGCAGGAAGGCATTACGCTGGTTATCAATGACGGATCGGCTGTAACGACCGCGCTCTGCGCCGAATTAGTTGGGAATGGCCATCAGGTCGTTGTGCTGACATTTCCCATCGGAAGTAGTACGTTGCGCCAGTCATTCCCGGCGGGTGTTGTAGAGCAGCAACTTCCGGACAGACAGGCGGAAACGATGCAACAGGCCTTGGGCCAACTTACAGCCCCGGTCAGTCAGTTTATTTATGTACATCCTCGTCTTGCCCGAGTGGATGTGCAGACGTTTGCGCAGGCATCGGAAAAAGACGATCTGAAAACAGCGTTCCTGTTTGCCAAATACCTAAAGCCGTCGCTGAACGCTGACACCTGGCAAACACGGCCAGCTTTCCTTACGGTTACGCAGCAGGACGGTGCGCTGGGCACGGCCAATTCCGGGCAGGATGCAATTTTAGGCGGTGGGGTAACGGGCCTGACCAAATCACTGAATTTAGAATGGCCGGGCGTCTTCTGTCGGTCGGTCGATCTGTCGCCGGAGCTAACGGCAACCGAAGCCGCCGAAAAAATCCGGCAGGAGTTATATGATTCAAACATCTGCCTAACGCAAACCGCTTATAACGCAGTAGGCAAGCGATTCACGCTGGTAGCCGAACCCGTGGACCCAACAAAAGAGCCATTGCTAAACGCCCGAATCAATGAGCGTAGCGTATTTCTGGTAACCGGAGGTGGCCGGGGCATCACGGCCAGTTGCGTCAATCAACTGGCCATTACCTTTCGCTGCACCTTTATTTTGCTAGGCCGCACCGCCCTCCAGCATGCCGAGCCCGACTGGGCAAAAAACCGAAGCGAGTCCACCGATCTAAAACGTCAGGCCATGGAATTCCTGAACGCATCGGGCGCAAAACCACTGCCCCGCCTTGTGGAGCGCCTGGTGAACGAGGTACTCGCTCAACGGGAAATTCGTGCAAATCTGGAGTACCTGAAAACACAGGGAGCCACCGCATTTTACCGATCCGTGGATGTCACAGATCCCGAAGCCATTAAAGCGGTTCTTGACGAGTTACAGCCCCAAACGGGACCCGTTACCGGCCTGATTCACGGCGCGGGTCGGCTGGCCGACAAGCTCATCGAGCATAAAACCGAAGCCGATTTCGATGCCGTCTTTGATGTTAAAGTGCTGGGACTGGCCTCGGTCATGCAGGCCCTGTCGCTGGCCGATCTTCAGCACGTGGTTTTGTTCTCGTCAGTGGCCGGATTTTATGGCAATGTTGGCCAAACCGACTACGCCATGGCCAACGAGGTGCTCAATCGTTTTGCGTATCTATTTCGCAAAAACTACCCGAAGTCACAGGTGGTATCCATCAACTGGGGTGCCTGGGACTCGGGCATGGTGAGTCCTGAACTCAAAAAGATGCTCCTGGCGCATCAGGTTGAGTTTGTACCTTCTCAGGAGGGGCCGCTTGCTCTGGTCGATCAGCTGAGCATTCAGGCGCAGGATCAGGTGCAGATCCTATTGGGTGGAACGCTACCCGTTGCCAAAGCCGTGACCGATGCCCCCCTACGAACGTATACGATTAACCGGACTCTGACGCTGGACGCCAATCCATTTCTAGCCCATCACCACATTCAGGAACACCCCGTATTGCCGATCAACATCGCCAATGTCTGGATGGCACAAACGGCGGATATGCTGTATCCCGGTTTCAAATTGTATCGGGAAGATAATGTGAAATTGTTTAAGGGCATCGTCTTTGACGGCAACCAACCCACCGATTTCCAGATCGTTGTGCAGGAACTCGAAAAGAGCGCGGAACGGGTTCATGTACTGATTTCTGTCAGGAGTCAACGGGGTGGCAAATTGCCCATGCCCCACTACCAGAGCGAGATCGTACTGGTGAGTCAACGGCCAAAGCCACCTATTGAACCTCTGCCGGATATTCGAAACATGGTGCCCGTCATTGCCGATGGATCAGTGCTGTATCGGGATGGCACGCTCTTTCACGGCCCCGATTTTCAGGGCGTTAAGCAAGTGCTTTCTCTGGATGAAACCGGCGCTTTATTGCTGTGCGAACACCCTGGTCTGTCCTGGGAGCGACAGGGCCAGTTCCCGTCCTCGTCCATCAACGGTTTTCTGACCGATAGTATGTATCAGGGGTTGTTGATCTGGGTACGACGGTTTCACAACTGCGCTTGTCTGCCCCTTACAACCGGCTGGGTAGAAATGACGCAGGAACTTCCCTTTGGCCGACCGTTCTACGTCTCGCTTCGGGTGGTCCAGTCCACGGAGTTCAGCATGTCGGCCGATCTCACCGCGTTCGATGCCGTTACGGGTGTGGTTTTCCTGAAAACGCAACGAGCCAGCGTCACCATCAGTCGCACCCTGCAATGGACACTGCCAGAAGAAGTAGCCAGCTAA
- a CDS encoding type I polyketide synthase, which yields MDHTNTLLRRTPVAIVGMASIFADAENLKTYWENIIQGVDSITEVPENRWKISDYYDPNPTTPDKTYCKVGGFIPEIDFNPLEFGLPPTLLEATDTAQLLSLAVARDALLDAGYGLGSTKLDAQLRERTGVILGVGGGQNLILPLSTRLESPVWRRAMESAGMPAAQIEQVIEKIKAAYIPWSEDAFPGLLGNVVAGRIANRFDLGGINSTVDAACAASLSAVKMALSELIEGRCDMMLTGGVDTNNSPFMYMNFSKTPAFSLKGSIRPFDQDSDGMLVGEGLGIIVCKRLDDAIRDGDRVYAVIQGMGSSSDGRFKSIYAPRPHGQAIAMQRAYDEAGYDASTVGLIEAHGTGTVAGDLAEITSTKAVFGKSNLTPNHIAIGSVKSQIGHTKAAAGIAGLIKAALALHHKVLPGTLNVNQPNPELGIENSALYINTTTRPWFRKAAHIPRRAAVSAFGFGGVNLHTTLEEVGNEPPKNYRQHTLHRILLVHQPNDSLLLDACRKQLALLQSDEATQHLNRLAHQSKTEKIPANYARMGFVASSVAEARQKLTRFIEFLDRNTGQPEWQHPIDGIWYRQSALDTAQSVVALFAGQGSQYVTMGTELACAYPTVRTAFNQANRFFEAKGQKPLTDVVFPIPVFSDDDRQRQQDALRQTQMAQPAIGALSAGMYQLLADAGFTADFFAGHSYGELTALWAAGVLDDDAFYGLSKIRGEVMAATPTGDSGTMLAVKGNREAIEQLITNRPGVWVCNLNSPSQLVLGGQTDALLAVQDEAKARGFQATLLPVSAAFHTPLVSHAQQPFADAIRRISIATPTGRVFSNTTGQTYPTDPEQIKETLAGHIGKPVRFQEQIEAIYAQGGRVFVEFGPKNTLSNLVTEILAGKPHKVIALNANPKKDSDKQLREAIVQLTVLGQALQGFDPFEQPYVEPAAKPKLTIKISGYNHVSEATKKRYEHALCLPPIETQSLSSINEDEAMNPTLTQMQADLASLLEQQGRIEAMLKALMHTNTLSASQLNAKAIPVSVTSDLPAVNGYSSSSLNGVNGSKNGYINGATVEPLPVQVMQAAPVVVDTPKPAIDPKLIETSLLTVVAEKTGYPAEMLELSMDMEADLGIDSIKRVEIFGTMTEAHPSVQGVKQQELAELRTLQQIVDYLVAKMTTGQTIEFSKGLSAPLSNPSTNPVHQNGQSDQPQSTLPVPSAPGIPIPARPAVDPKLIETSLLAVVAEKTGYPAEMLELSMDMEADLGIDSIKRVEIFGTMTEAHPSVQGVKQQELAELRTLQQIVDYLVAKMTTGREVAVEKK from the coding sequence ATGGATCATACAAATACGCTGTTACGGAGAACACCGGTTGCGATTGTGGGGATGGCGTCGATTTTTGCGGATGCAGAGAACCTAAAAACGTATTGGGAAAATATTATTCAGGGAGTAGATAGTATTACCGAAGTGCCCGAAAACCGCTGGAAAATCAGCGATTATTACGATCCAAACCCCACTACGCCCGATAAAACCTATTGCAAAGTGGGAGGCTTCATTCCCGAAATCGACTTCAATCCATTGGAATTTGGCTTACCCCCAACGCTACTGGAAGCCACCGATACGGCTCAGCTCCTGAGTTTAGCCGTAGCACGGGATGCCCTGCTGGATGCTGGATACGGGCTGGGGTCGACCAAACTGGATGCCCAACTCCGCGAACGAACGGGCGTGATCCTGGGCGTGGGTGGGGGGCAAAATTTAATTCTGCCCCTCAGCACCCGGCTGGAGTCGCCGGTATGGCGCCGGGCAATGGAGTCGGCGGGGATGCCAGCTGCGCAGATCGAGCAGGTGATCGAAAAAATAAAAGCGGCTTACATCCCCTGGTCAGAAGATGCGTTCCCCGGTTTGCTGGGCAACGTGGTGGCAGGCCGGATTGCCAACCGCTTCGACCTGGGCGGCATTAACTCGACCGTCGATGCGGCTTGTGCAGCTTCGTTGAGTGCGGTAAAAATGGCCCTGAGTGAGTTGATCGAAGGTCGCTGCGACATGATGCTGACGGGTGGCGTGGATACCAACAACTCGCCCTTCATGTACATGAATTTCAGTAAAACACCTGCTTTTTCGCTGAAAGGCAGCATTCGTCCCTTCGATCAGGATTCGGATGGGATGCTGGTGGGCGAAGGACTGGGTATCATTGTCTGCAAGCGGCTGGACGATGCCATCCGGGATGGCGACCGGGTATATGCAGTCATCCAGGGCATGGGCAGTTCGAGCGATGGCCGGTTCAAAAGTATTTACGCACCTCGCCCTCACGGACAGGCCATCGCCATGCAACGCGCCTACGACGAAGCGGGTTATGATGCCTCAACCGTTGGCCTGATCGAAGCCCACGGCACCGGCACCGTAGCGGGCGATCTGGCCGAAATTACCTCGACAAAAGCCGTTTTCGGAAAATCGAACCTGACGCCCAACCATATCGCCATCGGCAGTGTGAAATCGCAGATTGGGCATACGAAAGCCGCTGCGGGGATTGCCGGGTTGATCAAAGCCGCGCTGGCTCTGCACCATAAAGTACTGCCGGGAACCCTTAACGTCAACCAGCCGAATCCTGAGCTAGGTATCGAAAACTCGGCGCTCTATATCAATACGACAACCCGGCCCTGGTTTCGCAAAGCCGCCCATATACCCCGGCGGGCCGCGGTTAGTGCCTTTGGCTTTGGGGGCGTCAATCTGCACACGACTTTAGAAGAAGTGGGCAACGAACCACCGAAAAACTACCGGCAGCATACGCTTCACCGCATCCTACTGGTACACCAGCCCAACGATTCCTTATTGCTGGATGCGTGCCGTAAGCAGTTGGCATTGCTACAATCAGACGAGGCCACGCAGCACCTGAATCGGCTGGCACACCAGTCTAAAACAGAAAAAATCCCGGCCAATTATGCCCGGATGGGCTTTGTTGCCTCGTCCGTAGCCGAAGCTCGTCAGAAGTTAACCCGGTTCATTGAGTTTTTAGATCGGAACACGGGCCAGCCGGAATGGCAGCACCCGATCGACGGCATCTGGTATCGGCAATCGGCGCTGGATACGGCCCAATCTGTCGTGGCTCTGTTTGCCGGGCAGGGATCGCAATACGTGACTATGGGAACGGAGCTAGCCTGCGCTTACCCAACCGTTCGGACTGCATTCAACCAGGCCAACCGCTTTTTTGAGGCCAAAGGACAGAAGCCCCTAACGGATGTTGTGTTCCCGATTCCGGTTTTCTCGGATGACGATCGACAACGGCAACAGGATGCTCTCCGGCAAACCCAGATGGCCCAGCCCGCCATCGGTGCCCTGAGCGCAGGCATGTATCAGCTACTGGCCGATGCGGGATTTACAGCTGATTTCTTTGCGGGTCATAGTTATGGTGAATTGACCGCACTCTGGGCAGCCGGGGTTCTGGACGATGATGCCTTTTATGGTCTATCCAAGATTCGCGGTGAAGTTATGGCGGCTACCCCAACCGGCGATTCGGGGACGATGCTGGCCGTGAAGGGAAATCGCGAAGCCATTGAGCAACTCATCACCAACCGCCCTGGCGTATGGGTATGTAATCTGAACTCGCCCTCACAGTTGGTGTTGGGTGGGCAGACGGATGCACTGTTGGCGGTACAGGACGAAGCCAAAGCGCGGGGATTCCAGGCCACCCTGCTTCCGGTATCGGCCGCTTTTCACACCCCACTCGTCAGCCACGCCCAACAACCCTTTGCCGACGCCATACGACGAATTTCTATAGCTACCCCAACCGGTCGAGTGTTCTCGAATACAACCGGACAAACCTACCCAACCGATCCGGAACAGATTAAAGAAACACTGGCCGGGCATATCGGAAAGCCAGTCCGTTTTCAGGAACAGATCGAAGCTATCTACGCGCAGGGTGGTCGGGTGTTTGTTGAGTTCGGGCCGAAAAACACGCTGAGTAATCTGGTAACGGAGATTCTGGCGGGGAAACCCCACAAGGTGATTGCCTTGAATGCCAACCCGAAAAAAGACAGCGATAAACAGCTACGGGAAGCTATTGTTCAGCTCACGGTGCTGGGGCAGGCACTTCAGGGATTCGATCCGTTCGAGCAACCCTACGTCGAACCGGCGGCCAAACCCAAACTAACGATTAAAATCAGTGGCTACAACCACGTTTCGGAAGCCACAAAAAAACGCTACGAGCACGCGCTCTGCCTCCCCCCTATTGAGACACAGTCCCTCTCTAGTATAAACGAAGACGAAGCCATGAACCCAACCCTCACCCAAATGCAGGCTGACCTGGCCTCGCTACTGGAACAACAAGGTCGAATTGAGGCTATGTTAAAAGCCCTGATGCATACCAATACCCTCTCTGCCAGCCAACTGAACGCCAAAGCGATACCCGTATCGGTTACCTCAGACCTGCCAGCGGTAAATGGCTATTCTTCATCGTCCCTCAATGGGGTTAATGGCTCAAAAAACGGCTACATCAATGGAGCGACCGTAGAACCTTTGCCTGTGCAGGTGATGCAGGCAGCGCCTGTCGTCGTTGATACACCAAAACCCGCCATTGATCCCAAACTTATCGAAACCAGCCTCCTGACGGTGGTTGCCGAAAAAACCGGTTATCCCGCCGAAATGCTTGAATTAAGTATGGATATGGAGGCCGATCTGGGCATCGACTCCATTAAACGGGTGGAAATTTTTGGCACCATGACCGAAGCGCACCCATCTGTGCAGGGGGTGAAGCAGCAGGAACTGGCCGAGCTGCGCACACTCCAGCAAATTGTCGATTACCTGGTTGCCAAGATGACAACCGGGCAGACCATCGAATTTAGTAAAGGGCTTTCCGCTCCACTATCCAATCCATCAACCAATCCAGTCCATCAAAACGGGCAGTCAGATCAACCCCAATCTACCCTGCCGGTTCCGTCGGCACCGGGAATTCCGATTCCGGCAAGACCCGCCGTTGATCCCAAACTGATTGAAACAAGTTTACTGGCCGTCGTAGCCGAAAAAACCGGTTATCCTGCCGAAATGCTTGAACTGAGCATGGATATGGAAGCCGATCTGGGCATCGACTCGATCAAGCGGGTAGAAATCTTCGGCACCATGACCGAAGCCCATCCATCCGTACAGGGGGTGAAGCAGCAGGAACTGGCTGAGCTGCGCACGCTGCAACAGATTGTTGATTATCTGGTCGCGAAAATGACAACAGGTCGGGAGGTCGCTGTCGAAAAAAAGTAG